The Patescibacteria group bacterium genomic interval GTTTGCGGAAGAGTACAGTGTGACCACACTTTGGAAGAGAGAGGGCAAACATACGCAGAAATGATGCGACCGCTTTCCGAAGAAGAGGAAGAAGTATGGCGAAAAGAGCCGTGTGGCTCTCCAGAAGGAATCAGGGTTGCAAATGCACACGCCCATGACCCCGTGGAAAGAAGTAAATTAAGAAATGCCCCGCTGAAGATGGAAACTGAAAAGCAGGAACAGAGAGGTGACGATACTTTCCTGAAAATAAAAGTCAGTGAAGCTCCTGAAGAGGGAGGCGCAAGCACCACGGTTGAACTTACTTTGCACAATGTACAAAGTAGCACTGTTAAGAAAGAGCAAGGCGGCATTCTTTTTTACACTACAGATGATGCACCCTGCATATTAAGAATTGGCGCACCCCTTAGTGCACCACTGCTCTAACAGTTCTCTAATAATCAGGGATGGTTGACGGATTTCAACCATCCTTTTTTATTTTAAAGAGTAATTAAAAATTCAGTTTTTGTTGGAAAATTTCCTTTAATTTGATAAACTCCGCGAGATGACCACGAAATTATTGACCCCGTTAGAAACATGCCGCGCGCGAGTTTTTAACGAGGTTGACTTTTTAAAAGTGGTGGGATATTCTAAACTTTGCTCGAAATTTCTTTGAACGAAACTGACGCTCCGCCCCGCCGCCGCTCGCTAACGCTCGCCACCCCGCAAAAAAGTTTTCTCTACATTTTTTATTTTGCGCGCGCCCGATTTTTTCTTCTAAAAGGAAAAGAAAACTTTTTCGCGGGGTTCTGCTCTTGGCGAGCAGGGCGGCGGGGCTTCGCTTCGGCTCGGGCGCGGCGGAATTCCCCCCACACCCCCCTTCCGCCGCGCCCTCGCTTCCGACGGCGATTTTTTCGGCGGGCTTTTCTAGTATATTAGCTTATTCTCAAAACACTTTCAATCTCCGATTCTGGCAAATTTTTAATCTTGTTTTTCAGTGTTTCCACCCAAGACGGCACGCTGATTGAATTTTCGCTCATTCTTCTTTTTACCTCAATGAATAAATCTAAACCCTTTTTTGATGTATCAAACCCTAAACTATTTTCAAATTCTTTTTCAAAACCTAAATACTTATCTTTCGGTGTGCCGTCTGGATAATTTATTCCGTTTTCGGCAAACAATTCTAAAATTGCCTTGTTTTTGTTTATATTCTCCTGTTTCTCGCTCGTGTTATCAAGCTGTTTATCGCCGTCAAAAATCACATAGCAAGGTATTCCAAATTCAGAATATAAGCGATAAAAACGATCTATTTCGCTTTTACTACCGCAACGAACGATAGAGATACCCTCTTTTATAAAATCAAAGCCGACCAAATCAAAAAAGTAAGGAAGTAAAAGCGTTTCCGATTGACCTTCAACCAAAATGATTTTCTTTGCGAAAAATCCCTCGTTGGCTTTTTGAGTGTCGCCTGTGTTTTCGTATGCGTTTTTGTAGTGTAAAAATAAATCTTCTTCCGATGAGTCAATATTATTTCTCGTTTTCAAATCTTTAACAAAATCTCCAACTTTGGCATATCTCAAAAATGTTCCTTTATCTTTTGTTTTTCTGACGATAAAAATTTCATTGAAATTTCCAGCAGATAAAAAATTTGGCGAATGAGTGGTATAAAAAACTTGCGTTCCCTCCCTGATTATATTTCCATCTATATCTTTTTTATCCTCTGACAATTCACGCAAAATTTTGTAAAAATTTCTTTGTGCTTGGGGGTGCAAAAATAATTCCGGTTCGTCAATGAATATCGGACTTTTATTTGCCAAATTTAATTCCGAATACGCTTTTAAAATAGCGATTGATATTGAGGCCTGAACGCCCATTCCCAAATTAGACGCTTGAAATTCCATACCCATATCTTGCTCTTTAACTATCAATTGCAAGGTTTTGTAAAAATTCCACGGATCATACAAGCTCAAATCAACGACAAAATCAGATTTCGGTCGATTTAATTGTTTCGCACTTTCTTCTTGCAAAATATTCAAAAATTTATGCATCACTTCTTGTCCGCTCTCGTCTTTAACCGAAAAAAGCAATCTGTCCCTTATTACTTGCAGCCAATCCTTCAACCATTCTTTTTTCGCTTTAACTTCGTTATTGTGCTTATATGTTTCAACGGAAAACTTTTTATTGATTTCTTGTAAAATTCTACCCACAAGCGACCAACGGCTTGAAGGAAGATAATCAAGAATTTTTCTATCCACGCCAAGATACGCCGAACAATACTGCTCTCTTATGTCTCCTTTGCAATTATAAGAATTGTCATCATAAAAAAGCCCTGATTTAATTTCTTTTTCATTTCTATAGGTATTAGTAACTTCTTTATATTCATTAAGTTCAAGATTGTGGTCATCGTCAAATTCCAATCTGATTTTTATACGATTTTCTTCCTTACCTAAAAAATGATCTTCTTTGCAAACCGAATTAAAAGACGGATATGTTGGTCCTAAAATCCAATTGATAGCGTCAAAAACATTGCTTTTGCCAGAACTATTTGCCCCGATAAAAGCATTTAAGCCGGTGGACGGCTCAAATTCCAAATGCTTAATGCTTTTATAGTTATCAATCGTGATTTTTGTAATTTTCATATCTGCTTAATGATACTTTCAATTTTGCGAGGCAAATCGTGTTCCCAAATTCTAAAAATTTTCCAACCTTGCTTTTTATAATGCCTTGAAACTTCCTTGTCTCTTTCCGTATTCCTCTCTATTTTTTGCGTCCAATAATTTTTGCGAACGGACGGAATACGACAATGTTTTTTGCATCCGTGCCAAAAACAAGAATCAATAAAAATCGCTGTTTTGTATTTTGGCAAAACAATATCCGGCTTTCCAAAATACTTGCCAGAATTTTTGCGATACCGCAAACCGGTTTTCCACAATTCTTTGCGAAACAATATCTCCATTTTGCTGTCCTTGCTTTTGACATGAGACATTATTTCGCTTCGCTTTTGTTTTGATACTGTGTCCATACATAATCAGTTGCTGAACAGTTCAACGGGGTTAATCTTAAACTGCAACATTTTTGCCGAATCCCGCCCGGCGTCTCCGCCTTTTCTTTGCATTGTTATTTTTCCGATTTTCAAACTGCCCTGCGTTGTAATTCTAACCGGGCCGTCGGCAAAAACATTCATGGCGTGATTTATTGATTTCAAAATCCAACTGCTTTCGCCGTTGGCGACCAAAGCGACTAACATCCAGCCCGCCGAAAATTTGCCTCTGCCTTTCAAAATATCGGAAACGACCAAAATTTTGTTTTTGGTGAAATAATCAATAATTTTCTTTTGATCGCTTTCGCTCATT includes:
- a CDS encoding AAA family ATPase, which produces MKITKITIDNYKSIKHLEFEPSTGLNAFIGANSSGKSNVFDAINWILGPTYPSFNSVCKEDHFLGKEENRIKIRLEFDDDHNLELNEYKEVTNTYRNEKEIKSGLFYDDNSYNCKGDIREQYCSAYLGVDRKILDYLPSSRWSLVGRILQEINKKFSVETYKHNNEVKAKKEWLKDWLQVIRDRLLFSVKDESGQEVMHKFLNILQEESAKQLNRPKSDFVVDLSLYDPWNFYKTLQLIVKEQDMGMEFQASNLGMGVQASISIAILKAYSELNLANKSPIFIDEPELFLHPQAQRNFYKILRELSEDKKDIDGNIIREGTQVFYTTHSPNFLSAGNFNEIFIVRKTKDKGTFLRYAKVGDFVKDLKTRNNIDSSEEDLFLHYKNAYENTGDTQKANEGFFAKKIILVEGQSETLLLPYFFDLVGFDFIKEGISIVRCGSKSEIDRFYRLYSEFGIPCYVIFDGDKQLDNTSEKQENINKNKAILELFAENGINYPDGTPKDKYLGFEKEFENSLGFDTSKKGLDLFIEVKRRMSENSISVPSWVETLKNKIKNLPESEIESVLRIS
- a CDS encoding very short patch repair endonuclease, translating into MDTVSKQKRSEIMSHVKSKDSKMEILFRKELWKTGLRYRKNSGKYFGKPDIVLPKYKTAIFIDSCFWHGCKKHCRIPSVRKNYWTQKIERNTERDKEVSRHYKKQGWKIFRIWEHDLPRKIESIIKQI